The genomic interval ATTCTTCATGTACGAATTACACATTCAATTGTGAACATGCCGCTTGGATTCAGGATTAAAATCTTAATAATATTAGATAGTAAAAAGCTTCATATGCAGGACCCGCCGGCTAAAGTGGCCAGATGCCTGTTAGCCATCACTACCTTTAGCTAAGTGCTCTCGAAGTCAATTCGCGGGtagttttgaaaagaaaaagctgcagcCATCGCTACTGTGTTTGGAAAATACCTCAAATGCTCCCTTAAACATCAAATCACATATTAGTCTACAGCACTTACCCGGTttgagaggaggaaacagtcCGGTTAGattctaaacacacacaataaaccaCATAAATACGCAAACAGCGACGTTCAGTCACACGTCGCAGGCTACTGACGTCATAAGTCTCAACGCGCGGTTGGACCCGACGTCCGCTAAATTATTCCAAAATAAAGTGCTAACTGCAAGTTGCAATATTTTATCAACAGTTTTTTGTTGTGGTACGTTATACACAATGTACTTCCCACAAACTTGATCAATTGATAACAGAAAATGCTAAATGCTTATgaatgactttttattttttagtatttacattattattaacatCATCGTATTTGTTGCACACCAGTATCAAGTCTTCCTTTGcaccttatttatttaatctctcATTCTGTCGTACTTTAATTGGGCTTTCACTACAcgtgaattttcatttcttttttttggtgtatatttaacttgtattttaaatataggTCCCTCTTCAAACGCGTGACattgtttgtgcttttatttgagTAATTACCAACAATATTTCCGGGCATTATTCACCATGTTCGCAGCTTCTTTCAGCCCTTATTCCAGAAATGTGAAGTCAtcagggaaggaggaggaaactgGAAGGTACGTTTCAAATAAAAGTGTGCTATAGTGTCATATCTTGAATCATATACACACCAACAGGAAAAAGAACGGAATGAAAGTCTTACATTACAGTATATCTAGGATGTCATTTCCACTGAACGACCAGGCCGGTTAGCTCAGTTGGttagagcgtggtgctaataacgccaaggtcgcGGGTTCGATCCCCGTACTGGCCacacttccttttttatttctttcttccttgacATTTGACACAGACACTGGTTGAAGTACCTACCCGACTCCACAGCAAGATCTTCAATAAAGGTGCAGATACACTTATAGCTAATTTAAGTTTTAATGCATCATTTATATGTATCAAGGCAGTATTTTCAGAAGATTTTTTATTTCGTCAGGGGACAGAGGATATTTTTTTTGATGCATTAACCCAACCATGATAAATGCAGAAATAGTCATTCTGCATTTACCATTCTATAAATATACGCTATTTTATCCTTATGTCATTGTTCCCACAAATGACAACCAACACAGATACAGAGCtacagaggttaaatacctgaaacaaCATGCAGAgatagaacaaaacaaattggggccacctttggttgacacTATGCATTGCTATGGCTTACttactttttttcccacaaagcATTCAGCATCAAACAGACatttaatctgtgtttattAGCTTAGAACTTGATGTGAGTACAGACGGTGTATTCAGACCGTTTCAGAGGTCCAAAATATTCTCAAACTTTCTGAGCTTCTTGCACATGTCGTCCTCGGTGCATGACTCAATCCTGTGCTTGATGAGCTGCGATAGTTGCTTGTAGAAGGTCCTCGCCCACTGGGCCTCTAAGTAGTGGACCGAGACTTTGCACACCTTATGCAGCACCGTCTCCAGCTTCTCGTTGCTGCTGACCTCACACCGTTTGAAGACCCACTCTCCCCACGACTCCCACATGTCGTCGTCGGTGAAGTTCACAGTGATGCTTTCTTGGCTGCACCGGGGCTCTGGCTCGGTGTCGGTCAGGTCATTCCAGATGGCGCTGCTCAATGAGTGAAACAACAGATGCTTCAGACAAACCcacaaatgttgaaatatgattttgaattatttgttgAAAAAAGGATTCACTCACACAACTTTTTCCAGAGGGTTTGGGGTCAAGTCGCTGAGTGACAGcagacctctgcagctcacCCGGTTTCCCTCCATCCTGTGAAAGCACACAAGTGACAAAATAATGTACTGAATAATGTTTTAGCTGAACAATAAGCAAACCatcaaatctaaaaatattcTCTGTCTGCTTCACATTTGATAATGGACAAACCAAATCAAAATGCTGATCATGAAATTCCATAAAGTAGATTTTGaaagttataaaaacaaataaacacatatcACAACACATAAAAATATTAACCAACtgataaaatcaaatcaaatattaaacataGATGCATAGATGTTTAAAAACTATATACGTAATCAAAAGCCAGTCTTAACAGATAGTTTTCAAGCTTGTGTTTACAGAACTAATACTTGCAcgtaaattatattattatgtaacTTCTAACATTTCAATGgaaaaatgattaaatgattgATGATTCAGACAATCATCTTCCTCATAAAGTATTGTTGCATTGTGACACATCACTTACCACAATtccacaagtttttttttaacccgtATGGCACTAGAAAGAACCAGTAGTTCATCATCACCAAGGTTTGACCACCCAATgctgaaaaggagaagagaaagtgacAAATCATGGTCTGGGTTATATTTGTTTCAGTCTAGGACAAAAACAAGCatattcttttaaataaatagcgATTGCATAATTCATTTGTCACCTAGTATTTTATAGGCAACTGAGGAATATTGTTGATAGACATCTTACCCGAGGTGGGTCATAGTGTCTGACACCTGCAGCACATCAGCAATGACCTGAACACTGTCCATGTCCAGGTTGTTTTCTCCAAGCCTTAAATGTCAAATAGTGATGGTGTCAACTCTTTCTCATTTCATAAAAAGAGAATGTGTTCTCTACAAGGAGCTTATTGAAAAGAAGGTTAACCTGTGACACAGGGGAGATCAGAGAATGAGATGATACAAACCAAATTTTACTTGGAACTAACCAAAGACTCTCACATCTAAGCAGTAGGGGCTGAATGTCCCTAAGTGCCTCGCAGCTGACTCCAGTCCCTGTCAGATCCAGCTCTGATATTTTGCCCTCTATGGGGTTCAGGAAGTACTTGATGGCATTGTAATCCATTTGTGATAGTGTTTCATCGCTAACGTTGATTCGTAGCATCTTGGGCTGCACGGCAAGGGCTAATGAGGGGTCCTGCTGCTCAAACAGGCAGTGTAAATGATTCAGGATATGGGCCCCATTGTCACAGAGTACCGCGAGTTCTCCGATGATCCTCTGCCGATAGGTGTCCACTTTTTCTTTGTGGTAACTGAGCCCCAAATGTCTTGATAGAAGATTAGCGTTGCGTTCTGAGAGGATTCCAGACAGGAAACGGTTGAAAAGGTCCAAATGTCCACTGTTTGTCCCCCCCTCTGTACTTGCATCAGGTAAAGGGTGATCGGTCAGTGCACAGTAGACTGCTGCAAAGAACTCTTGAACAGTGAGGTGTGCAAAGGAGTAAACCTCTTCGGTATAGCCTGGCTCTTGTGTTACTGTCTTATCGAGAAAGGTACTAACAAGGCTGCATCCTTCTAAAGCTGCAACATCACTGTCGCTGCTGTAAAACAGTGTCTGATGTTCCATCAGCTTTTGGAAGGCGAGTCGACCCAGCTTTATCACTATGTCAGACAGTTGCTCTATGCCCTTTGCACTTTGCTCTTGAAGAAATGTTTCGGCTCTTGACTGAGTGTGAGAGCGAATCAAAGCCACCAGATACTGCACATAAATGTCTGTCATGGTCTTGGGGCTTTCTCCGCAGAGATCTTTGCTTTCTTTTAGGATGCAACACACAATGTAGCAAAAAGCAGGTATGTAACACAGTGTTAACATGAGTTCATTCGCTGACACCACTGCAAACATGCGGTCAGCCACGGCGTCATCTTGGAAATAGTGTAGGAAGAAGTCTTGAACTTCAGCCAAGGAGAAGCCAGCGATGAGCACAAAGCGGTCGACGCAGCCAACAGGGATGTGGTTGAAAGCTGTAGGTCGACTTGTTAGCATGACAGAAGCGTTGGGAAGAAGTTCGCCCTGCATCAGACTCCCTAAGACCTCCACCACCTCCGCGTCTTCATCTGGTTCGGTcacaaaaacatccacattGCAACCTCTGTAGTGTCTGAACTCATCGAAGCCATCCAAGATGATCAGCAGCATTTCATCGTTCGCTAAAATGTTATCCAGCTCTTTAGCAAGGTGCCGGTTTTTTCGCAATACCAACTCCCGGAAGTTTGTTGGTTTGTCGACCAGATTCAGGTCTCTGAAGGTCATGTGGATGATAAAATCAAACGCAAGATGGTCCTTTCTCCCACCAAAATCGAACAGCATCTTCTGCACCAGGGTGGTTTTTCCAATACCAGCCACCCCTGTAACCAAAACCTTCTTGACTGGACGGTTTCCATATGCGCTTGAAAAGAGTTCAGCTGGTGctattttcttatttactgCCGACTTCTGCTGCATAGAAAGTCGCTTTTGTCCGAATGTCAGCAGCTCGTGTCTTTTTATATCCAAGCCCTGGTGTCCGTCAACCAACAGGAGATTGACGTAATGTTCAGAAAAAAGGTTTTTCTCTCCGTGTCGGGTGTTGTAGAAGAGCATGCTCTCACTCCGGCGCCTGAGGACATCTTTATgcttttgtttgactttgttatACTCTGCAAAAGAAATGAAGCATAGATGTCTTTCACTTTTGTCTAAAATATGAACACGTTCATTTGATGGTGCTACATAAAATGCTATTGAGCAATGCATCATTATTTTACTGCAAAAATGGATGTACAAATTACATTTAGATTGACTGCTTACCTATGGACTGAGGTCGAGTATTGAGTTCTTTGGAATGCCTCTGTGCCTCCTCCTGATGATGACTGCTAATGGCGAGAAAAACCTTGGCTGCTTCCTCACCTTTACACCCCAGGATATCCAAAACCGTTCTTACTCTCGAACGGGGTCCCGGCTGACACAGCACCTCTTCGCGGTCATCACGAGTGAACACCTCTCGACTCACTAAAACCTCTAGCAGCGAGTCAATCTTTCCTTCCAGCTCATCCACGAGGGAAACTCGCAGAACCCTGATTGTTGTCAAACACGAATTGCAAGCATCCGTCTCCACCATAACTCATCTGAAACAATGCCCAGTACGAATCAGAAACATCCAGTTAGTCTGCTGCCAATGTGAAACAGGGTCATGTTGTGAAGTGATTTCCTTCAATTGCTCAGAGGGATTGTGTGAGTACATACCCC from Hippoglossus stenolepis isolate QCI-W04-F060 chromosome 23, HSTE1.2, whole genome shotgun sequence carries:
- the LOC118102614 gene encoding protein NLRC3-like, with protein sequence MVETDACNSCLTTIRVLRVSLVDELEGKIDSLLEVLVSREVFTRDDREEVLCQPGPRSRVRTVLDILGCKGEEAAKVFLAISSHHQEEAQRHSKELNTRPQSIEYNKVKQKHKDVLRRRSESMLFYNTRHGEKNLFSEHYVNLLLVDGHQGLDIKRHELLTFGQKRLSMQQKSAVNKKIAPAELFSSAYGNRPVKKVLVTGVAGIGKTTLVQKMLFDFGGRKDHLAFDFIIHMTFRDLNLVDKPTNFRELVLRKNRHLAKELDNILANDEMLLIILDGFDEFRHYRGCNVDVFVTEPDEDAEVVEVLGSLMQGELLPNASVMLTSRPTAFNHIPVGCVDRFVLIAGFSLAEVQDFFLHYFQDDAVADRMFAVVSANELMLTLCYIPAFCYIVCCILKESKDLCGESPKTMTDIYVQYLVALIRSHTQSRAETFLQEQSAKGIEQLSDIVIKLGRLAFQKLMEHQTLFYSSDSDVAALEGCSLVSTFLDKTVTQEPGYTEEVYSFAHLTVQEFFAAVYCALTDHPLPDASTEGGTNSGHLDLFNRFLSGILSERNANLLSRHLGLSYHKEKVDTYRQRIIGELAVLCDNGAHILNHLHCLFEQQDPSLALAVQPKMLRINVSDETLSQMDYNAIKYFLNPIEGKISELDLTGTGVSCEALRDIQPLLLRCESLWLGENNLDMDSVQVIADVLQVSDTMTHLGIGWSNLGDDELLVLSSAIRVKKKLVELWMEGNRVSCRGLLSLSDLTPNPLEKVVAIWNDLTDTEPEPRCSQESITVNFTDDDMWESWGEWVFKRCEVSSNEKLETVLHKVCKVSVHYLEAQWARTFYKQLSQLIKHRIESCTEDDMCKKLRKFENILDL